One Cellulomonas sp. Y8 DNA segment encodes these proteins:
- a CDS encoding carbohydrate-binding protein, producing MQYAADLALNATSRWQYRGSAELEVELTAGEHVLSLRASEDGATLLPNADITLDTFALTDVTDGEPTTYPASTLRLEAGAVLTWANGTRGWAALPTGDARADAYVHAAATGYHDVTVTYASTAATTVDVTVNGAPVATLEAPGAGTWSSTARLHLAHGINEVELRSPTGAVVRDLTTRATGDLGAALVVEAEDAQLRGNARVITYAASTGSNASGSAGVGGVGQGRENAVVVDRAPGVDQPGTYAVTVRFANAEVSGSHDYNPQVVDRRLDVWEQGAQESAGHAYLRYTYAWTSFLERTFLVELGSGDAALELGRADGWAPDLDRIEIAPLSTGAPTTVPVGGAEIAAWDPATVYAEGDRVTHGGAEWVASWWTQRQEPGEPSGPWQQIRTDADGTAVWTESRVFTAGDLVRHDGVVYEARWWTRNQVPGDPDGPWTRHG from the coding sequence GTGCAGTACGCCGCCGACCTCGCGCTGAACGCGACGTCCCGGTGGCAGTACCGCGGGTCCGCCGAGCTGGAGGTCGAGCTGACCGCCGGTGAGCACGTGCTCTCCCTGCGGGCCAGCGAGGACGGCGCCACGCTGCTCCCGAACGCCGACATCACGCTCGACACCTTCGCGCTGACCGACGTCACCGACGGTGAGCCGACCACGTACCCCGCCTCGACGCTCCGCCTGGAAGCGGGTGCCGTCCTGACCTGGGCGAACGGAACGCGCGGCTGGGCCGCGCTCCCAACCGGCGACGCGCGGGCCGACGCCTACGTGCACGCCGCCGCGACCGGCTACCACGACGTGACGGTGACGTACGCGTCGACCGCCGCGACGACCGTCGACGTGACGGTGAACGGCGCGCCCGTCGCGACCCTGGAGGCGCCCGGTGCCGGCACGTGGTCGTCGACGGCGCGCCTGCACCTCGCGCACGGCATCAACGAGGTCGAGCTGCGGTCGCCGACCGGTGCGGTGGTGCGCGACCTGACGACCCGGGCGACCGGTGACCTGGGTGCGGCGCTCGTCGTCGAGGCCGAGGACGCGCAGCTGCGCGGGAACGCCCGGGTCATCACGTACGCCGCGAGCACCGGGTCCAACGCGTCGGGCTCCGCCGGGGTCGGCGGCGTCGGTCAGGGTCGCGAGAACGCCGTGGTCGTCGACCGGGCGCCGGGTGTGGACCAGCCGGGGACCTACGCGGTGACCGTCCGGTTCGCCAACGCCGAGGTCAGTGGCAGCCACGACTACAACCCCCAGGTCGTCGACCGCCGCCTGGACGTGTGGGAGCAGGGCGCGCAGGAGTCCGCGGGGCACGCGTACCTGCGCTACACGTACGCGTGGACGTCCTTCCTCGAGCGCACGTTCCTGGTCGAGCTCGGGTCGGGCGACGCGGCGCTGGAGCTCGGCCGGGCCGACGGCTGGGCGCCCGACCTGGACCGCATCGAGATCGCCCCGCTGTCGACCGGTGCGCCCACGACGGTCCCGGTCGGCGGTGCGGAGATCGCGGCCTGGGACCCGGCGACCGTCTACGCCGAGGGCGACCGGGTCACGCACGGCGGCGCGGAGTGGGTGGCGTCGTGGTGGACCCAGCGCCAGGAGCCGGGCGAGCCGTCCGGTCCCTGGCAGCAGATCCGCACGGATGCCGACGGCACGGCCGTCTGGACGGAATCCCGCGTGTTCACCGCCGGTGACCTCGTGCGGCACGACGGCGTCGTGTACGAGGCGCGCTGGTGGACCCGCAACCAGGTGCCGGGCGACCCGGACGGGCCGTGGACGCGGCATGGCTGA